From Gemmatimonadaceae bacterium:
AAGTACTTCGCATCGCCGCCGCCGCGCTCCGGGCCAACCTGCTCCGCTCGCTGCTCACCATGCTCGGCATCATCATCGGCGTCGCCGCGGTCATCGCCATGGTCGCGCTCGGCGGCGGTGCCCAACAGTCCGTTCAGGATCGCATCGCCAAGCTCGGTACGACGACGCTCCAGATCGACGCCACCTGGATTCGCACCGGCGGCGTTCAGCTCAACACCCGCCGGCGTCTCACGATCGACGACGCGCACGAGATCGAAGAGCGCGCGCCGCACATCGTCGCGGTCCAACCGCAGCAGGACAAGATGCTCCAGCTGCAATGGGGCAACAAGAACGCGAATCTTCGCGTCATCGGCGCGTCGCCCAACTTTCTCATCGTCCGCAACTATCAGATCGACATCGGGCGCATGTTCACGCCGGCCGAGAGCCGCGGCATGCAGCGCGTCGCGGTGCTGGGCGCGGGCGCGCTCACGCAGCTCGGCGTCAATGATCCGTACGCCATCCTCGGCCAGCATGTACGGATCGGCGGCATTCTGTTCACGGTCATCGGCACGCTACGCGCGAAGGGAGCCGGCGGTGGGTTCGGCAGTCCCGACGACCAGATCGTGATTCCCTACTTCACGGGGCGGTGGCGCGTCTTCAAGACCGATTGGGTGAACGACATCTTCGCGCTCGCGACGAACGAAGCGGATCTGCCGAGCGCGATGAGCGAGATCCGCCTCGCGATGCGCCGCTCGCATCGCCTGCGCGGCGATCAGCCGGACGATTTCCGCATTCGCAACCAGGCGGATTTCCTCGAGACGCTCGACGACGCGACGAGTACCCTCACCGCCTTGCTCGCGGGCATCGCGGGCGTATCGCTGCTCGTCGGCGGCATCGGCATCATGAACATCATGCTCGTGTCGGTCACCGAGCGCACGCGCGAGATCGGCATTCGCAAAGCACTCGGCGCGACGAAGACGAACATCCTCCTGCAATTCCTCGCCGAGTCGACGGCGTTGTGCCTGATGGGTGGTGTGATCGGCTTTGGGCTCGGCATTGGCGGCGCGATCGCGATGCGCGACGGATTCGGCTGGAGTACGCAAGTGGACGCCGCGTCGCTCGGTCCTGCGTTCATGTTCGCGACGGCGGTCGGCGTGGTCTTCGGCGTGTGGCCGGCGCGGCGCGCGGCCGGGCTCAATCCGATCGAGGCACTGCGGTACGAGTGAGACACAACACCGACAACTTCGAACTCACGGAGAACATGGTATGCTGAAACTTCTGTGCTCGTTCGGCGCAGCAGCGAGCCTTGCGTTCGCGGCGACCGCCGGTGCTCAACGTCCGAGCAATGCGCCGGGAGGCCGCGGTGGCGGCGCGGCGAATGCGTCCGCCGAATCGACGGACGAGGGCGTCGCCGCGGTCGAGCACATCTCGACCACGCATCACACCGTCGTCATCAACGGCAAGACGATTCCATATACGGCGAACGCCGGCACCATGGTGATTCGCGACGACAACGGGAAGCCGAAGGGTACGGTATTCTACATTTCTTATACGAAGGATCAGACGGAACCGACCACGCGTCCCGTCACGTTCTTCTTCAACGGCGGACCCGGCTCGGCCTCGGTGTGGCTCGACATGGGCTTGATGGCGCCGCGGCACCCGGAGATGGGACCGAACGGTGCGCAGCCCGCGCCGCCGTACGACCTCGTCGACAATCCCTATTCGCCGCTCGACGTCACCGATCTCGTGCAGATCGATGCCATGATGACCGGCTATTCACGGCCGGCGCCGGGCGTGAAGGTGTCGGACTTCACCGGCGCCACGAACGACATCAAGATGTTCGGCCAATTCATTCGTAACTATCTGGACAAGTACAATCGCTGGGCCTCGCCCAAATTCCTTTTCGGAGAGAGCTACGGCACGTTCCGGTCGGCGGGACTGGCGTCCGAGCTCCAGAGCGGCGAAGGCATCGAGCTCAACGGCATCATGCTCCTCGGGACGGTGCTCGACTTCGCAAACATTCAGCCGTCGTCCACGAACGATCTCGCGTACGAGTGCTATCTGCCCACGTACGCGGCGACAGCGTGGTATCACAAGAAGCTGTCCCCTGACATGCAGAAGCTCTCGCTCGAGCAGGTGGTGCAGCAGGCGCGCGCGTTCGCGTTCGGCGACTACATGACGACGCTGGCGAAGGGCAACACGCTCAGCGCGGCGCAGCGGACCGCGGCGGCGCAGCAACTCGCGAGGTACACGGGCCTTACTCCGCAGTTTATCGAAGCCACCAACCTGCGAGTCGATCCCGGCGTCTACCGCACGGAACTTCTCCGCGGGCAGCGCGAAACCGTCGGCCGCTACGACAGCCGCATGATCGGTCTCAACGGCAACGCGTCCAGCCAACGCCAGGATTACGATCCGTCCGACGTCGCGCCGACCGGTGCGTTCATGTCGGCGTTCATGCGCTTCCTGCGCGGCGATCTCGGATATACGAGCGACCTTCAGTACTATCTCGGCGGCCGCGCGGGCCGGTGGGATTACTCGAGCCTCACCGGTTTCGGGAATCTCGGCAGCGGCTATCCGAGCGAATCAGAGGCGCTGCGCACCGCGATGGCGAAGGATCCCTACCTCCACGTGATGGTCGGCGCCGGCTATTACGACATGGCGACCCCATTCGCGAATGCCGAGTACACGTTCGATCATCTCGGCTACGATCAGACGTATCGCGATCGCGTGCAATTCAAGTATTACAAGAGCGGCCACATGGCGTATCTGAATCAGGAGTCGGCGCGACAGCTCAAGTCGGACATCGCGAGTTTCATTCAGTCGACGGAGCATCCGGCGAACCTGACGCCCTGATTCGGCGTGAGTCGGAAACGCAATGCGCACGCGGACTAACGCCGACACTGCACGGGCTCACGCGGACGACACCAGAAACTACTCAACTACGCGCACGCGGTGAGATCTGAGCCAAATGTGCGCGCGTATTTCTACGACTAGAGCATGAACAAAAGATTCGGTTCGTTGTTGCTTCAGTACCCTGCGCCCCGCCATTCTGGTTTTATGGTGTTGTCCGCGTGAGCCCGTGCAGTGTCAGCGTTAGTCCGCGTACGCTCTGTTCTACTTGATCGTCCCGACACACGCACTCCCTACAGGCAGTCCCACGAGCTTGGCGAGGATGTACTGCACGTCTACGGCCTCGACTTTTCCGTTGCAGTTGGCATCGCCGTTCGGGTTGATGACGAGCGGCGTGCCCGGCCCGGGGAAGCCGACGATGGAGCGCACGAGCAGCAAGGCGTCGGCGCTCGTGAGCCGCCCATCGAGATTCACGTCGCCCCGCAGCGCTCCGGGAATCACCTCCGCCTTCGCCGAGTTCAATCCCAATGACGAAGCGAAGTCGGTGCCGCCGGGCGTCTTTGCCGATGTGAACGTCGGCGTGATCGAGGTGGTCTTGCCGATGTTCGACGCCGAGAAGTGAAAGTAGAGCTGCGCGAGCGGCACGCTACCCGATTTTCCGGCCGGGTCGGTCGCGCTCAGTGACACGCGCGCCTTGTTCGATTGCGTCGACGCCGGCTTCGCGAAGCCGCCGGACACGCCGGCTGCCGAGTCGAGTTGCACGACCGTGGAATCCCAATCGACGATCGCCGCATACGAGCCAAGTGTCTGGTTGAGCGGGCCGACGTTCACACTGAGCGTCGTCGCGAATTGGTAGTTGAGCACCCCGCCGACCGAGTCGACGTCGAACCCCGCGGCCGCCACAGTCTTCACCGGGCCGCCGCCGACGAAGATCGTATTGACGATCGACGCGCCGCGTGCGTTGCTGCCGGCGCTCACGGTGATCGTGTCGACGTACACGCCTGCGGCGAGGCCGGATGGACTGATGGTCCATCGGAGCGTCGTTGGTCCAGTGCCGGACGCGGTCGCGAGCGTCGTGAACGAACGGCGCTTGGTCGCGGTCCATGCGGTCGTCGACGCGTTGATACCGACGACGAAGAGGTTCACCGAGTCGGTCACCGACGTCGTCGACTGTGCGGCAATGCTGTCGATGTGCGCAGTCTGACCGAGCGACAACTGCGTGCCCGGCAGAATGACGAGCGTGTCGAATAGCGTGGCTGTGGCGTGGCCGTCGAGTGAGGCGATGGGAAGGACATTGGCGTAACGGCCGGGCGCGAGCCCCGTGAGAACTCTCTCATAACGCACCCACCCGCGCCCTCGACCGCCAAATTGCGGCAATCCGGTACCGGGCGGCAGCGCCACACGCAACGGCGCTGGTGCGCCGCCCGGGGTCGTCTCGCCGCTCGCGGTAAGCAGAATGCTCGCCGCCCACTGCAACGTGTCGGCTCCGGGACCGACCGGCACCACGAGAACGGAATCGACACTCGAGCTGAGTCCTTGCGCAATGGTATCCGCGCGCGCCGCCGACGAGAGCTGAAGCCCGGCCGTCGCCGACGGATTGTAGACCACGAGCGTGTCGATGAGCCGTTGTTGCTTTTGACTCGACGCGGATTGCGTCGATCCACCTGGAAAAGGACCGACGATCAACAGCGTGTCGATGTACGTACCCGGCTCGAGATGAATGCCGCGCAGCGTATCCTGGGCAATCCACTGGAAGTACGCCGTGGCGTTTCCGGTGGCGGCATACGTATTGGCGAATCCGCCGCGTTCGACGGGAACGAGGAATCGGGGCGAGCGGTTGCCGGTCGTGAGCGTCCATGACGCACGTGTCGCCCACAGTCCGCTGAAGCTCACCGCGATGGAATCGGGCTTCGACAGTCCGCCCGCCAGGATGGAGTCCCGGCGCCCGGTGGTCGAGAGGGCGTATTGCACCGGCGGCACCACGAGCAGCGAATCGAAGAACACCGCCGAGTCGGTTGGGTTCGCGGTGAGCTTGACCGTGATCGTGTCGACGTACCAGCCGGTTGCCGTCGTCGAGAGCGTGACCATGGGCCAGATGGCCACGCCATTACCCGTGCCCGTCAACGTCACCAGATTCTGCGATCCCGACGCGAACCCGAAGTTTTTCCTCCGCGTCGCCGTCCACTGCGCCGACGCACCGCCGGCGCCGGCGATCCGCACGAGCGTCGAGTCATTGTGCCCGACGCCGGCGAAGTTCGAATCGACGTGCGCGACCGCGCTCAGTCCAACGTGCAGCGCTGTCCCCGGCGTCACCACGAGCGTGTCGATGTACTGGTGCACGCTCGTCGCGGCGGTGCTGGTGATGTTTAGAGTATCGTAATACGTGCCTGGTGCGAGCTGCGCCACGTTGCGCTGGAACCGCAGCGTTCCGGAACCGCAACCGGTGGGCGTCAGGACCTGCAGCCACTGTCCCCCGCTCTGCTGATTCGCGGCCGCCCACGTCGCGCCCCCGGGCCCGCTGGCGGTGATGTCGATCGCATCGCTCGCTGACGCGATTCCCTCAGCCACCGTGCTCTTCGAGCCGGTGCGCGATAACGCGAAGTTGCGGCCGAATCCGTTGTGGATCGTCACCTGCGCACTGGTGCCCGTGATCGAGACGACCGAAATGCTGATGGCGTGCGCCTTGTCAACGAACGACTCGCCGGACTGCAGGACCGCGCCGTGGTCGTTCGGATTTCCATTGCCGTCCCGGTCCTGCACGTTGAACGACTGGGAGCTCAGGCACGCGAACACCGTGCAGCGTTGGTGGACGACGACTCCCTCGAGCGGCGTATCACGATCGAATCCCGCGTGCTGGCGCAGCTCGACTGTGTAGTACGGATCCGACGCGCTGTCGCTCGAGCCAAGCGGGATGACCGCGAGCAGATAGTTGGTATTGCCCGCGGGCGTCGCCGCGCGCTCGAGCGTGATCGTGCTCGAGGCGCCAGTCGCGACGAACCGCCGCGCGACGGGGATGTATCCGAGCAGGTCCTTCTGCGGCTGCGCCGCTTCCGCGCCGAAGTTGATCCCGCTTTCCGTGTACGCGGTCGCGTTGCTCATGATGTCCCAATCCGACGTGTACCCGAACCCGTCGTCCGTGGATGAGTGAAAGAGCGACAGCGCGTGGCCAAACTCGTGCGCGTGGCTGCCCATATCCGATTGGGGAGAGGCTTGATAGCCGCTGACTGTCGTGCCAAACGCCTTCGTCACGCCGCGAACCGTCGAACTGTCGGCGTACCCGCCCAGCTCGACCGGGTAGAAAATCCCCAACTCGTACGCCACGACGTCGTACTTCGAGACGTCGACGCTCGCCGGAATCAACGCTTCACACGCCGGAATGAATGTGGCCAACTGCAGCGTCCCGCCGGACTCGTACGACGCCGCCGTTCCGGGCACGGTGATCCAGTCGAGAACGTCCCCGGTGACGTTCAGCTGTCCGTACGAGCTCTCCTGCCAGAACGCGGCGACGCTCATCGGACCGTTGAACCACAGGCTCTGGAAATCCTGCACGCTGCCGAACGGCGTTGGGCTATCCGATGTGCGACACGGCAGCACCAACACACGGCGCGTGGTCCACATCGGCGTGCCCGGCACCGTCGTGATGAATCGCGCGCCGCCACTCGGCTGAATCGACGTCACGTGTCCGTCGGACATCGTCGAAAGCGTCGCGCGTAGACCGCGCAGCCGATTCACGCCGCCAACGCGTTTGACCGTCGCGCTGTCGAGATGCACCTCGTACGATCGCCGCGTGGCGCGGTCGAAGACGTACGTCAGCGGTGTCGCCGTATGGTGCTTGAAGTCGTCCGCCCACAGCACACTGATCGGGCCACTCATTGATGCCGGCACCGCGACGCGCCGCGACGGGCTTTCGCCGCTCACTTGCGCGCGAGCCGTGCGCGCGAACGTCGACATGGCGACCACCCCGGCTGCCGCAGCCGCCGAGGCCGCGACGAATGCGCGTCTTCGAATCGACATTGTCGTCATCGATGATTCCGTCGCGTCAGCGTCGCCGAACTCGCGGTCGCAGCGCTCGCGGTCGCAGCGCTCGCGGTCGCAGCGCTCGCAGTCGCGCCGGCGGTCTTGTCCTCGAACTTCGACGTCGTCAACTCGCGAATGATGAGCGTCGCGCCGCTCAACCCGCCGGTCTTCTTCACGGTGAACGTCATGCCCGCCAGCGTGTCGTTGCTGAACGACGTCGCGGCGCCGGCGATCTGCACGCTGAGCGGCGTTCCGGAGTTCATCGCGACGATGCCGTCCGTCGTGCGAGTCACCTGGCCCGCGTATGCGAGTGCGGATGTGTCGAGCGCGACGACGGCCGAGAAACTGCCGACGGTGGCCGATGCCGCGTCCCGTTTGGCCACGAGCCAAACCGTTGCCTGGCTGCCCGCCGCCGGAGCCGCCGACGGTTGCGCGAGCACCAGCGTGTACGCCGCATTGGGATTCGACGGCGGCGTTGGCGGCGTCGGAGTCGGCGTTGGGGTCGGCGTCGGTGTAGCCGTAGGCTGCTGGCTTTGCGTCGGCGAGCTTGGCCCGTCCGTCGAGCCGCCGCAGCCGGCGACGAGCAAGGCACCCGCTACCGCGACGACGGCGACGATGGTCGCGACGTCGCCCACTCCCATGCGATCGGTCATGCGTCACTCTGCGTGATTGACATGACCGGCATGCTACGCGCCGTCCGTTAATCGCTAGTTAACCGGCAGTTAACTGCAGGTTGGCGGCGAGTTTCCGTCGTCGAGGCCTCGATCCTGCCGCGGCGGCTATATTGAACGACCGCATCGACTACTCACATCCATCGCCGCGATCGATCGTCACGATCGCCACGATCGACTCCGCGCCGGACACCTGCGTGACACCCGCGTGACACCTGCCCTCCTGCGCGTCCTCGCCCGCGTCCTCGCCCGCGTCCTGCCCCGCGACTTCCGCGAACGGGTGTTCGAGCCGGCGCTCGCTGACCTTCGGCGCGAGGAGCAGTCACGTCACTCCACGCTCGCGAGAGTGATCGGCCGCGCGACCTTCATCGCGGAATGCCTGCGGCTCGCGGCGCCACTCCTCGTTTGGCGGCGGGGGCAGTTCACCCGGCTCGCCATCGCGCTCGCGGCGATCGCCGTCCTCGTCGCATTCGTGATCCAACGGCAGCATTACATCGCCGTTCCCACCCCGTGAGTCGGTATTAAATTGACATAATGTCGCATTACATCATATGGCCACGAATCTCCCGCGTTTGACCCACCTGCAGTTTCTCGTCGTGTCCGAGCTGCAGCGGGGCATCGCACGCGGTCGGGATCTGCGCGATCAGCTTCGATCGGCCGGCGTGCGCCAGAGCGGTCCGGCGTTCTATCAGATGATGGCGGTGCTCGAAGACGCGGGCTTCGTGATTGGGCGATACGAGCAACAGGTGATCGACGGACAAATCATCCGCGAGCGATACTACACGGTTTCCGCGAGCGGAAGAAAGGCGGCCGACGGGTCGCGCGCGTTCTACGCCCGCGCGACCGCGCGTCATCGGCCCGGGCTCGCATAGGACGGAGGCCGTTGCCACCGGTCCCGCCAGCGCACCACTCCGATCGCCGCGACGACGACGAGATACGTCAGAGGCGTGGCACCCCAACCGAGCGCTCCTCCCGGATGCAAGAGCAGTGTGGCGAGCGCCGTCGCCATGACCGTCCCCACCAGCACCGCGGCGTACTTGGCGAGCCCGGGAGCGAGGAGCGCGAGCGCACCGGCTAGCTCCAGCACGCCGACCATCGGCGAGAGCCACGCCGGGTAACCCCAGCCGACAAAAAGCGACTGCCAGTGTTGGGGCTGAAGCAACTTCGTTATTCCGGCCGCGCCGACGCCGAACGCGACGACGACCGTGGCGACCCAGAGAAGAATCGTTCCCGCCTTCGTGTGTTGTCGCATCGTGACTCCTCGCGGACATGACTGGCACGGACACGCCGGTCTACCGATCGTCGGCCGACACGAACGCGCACCGTCTACATAATGTGACAAAACATAAGTCGGCATTATGTTAGTGGGCAAGAGATCGACGGCGCGGGAACGTCCCCACCGTCCCCTCCCGCCGGCTACTTGACCCGGACGAACACCGTGCCGTGACGCGGAACGACCGTCGTGAAGCTGTCGGCGAACGCCCCCAAGTCGCGCTGACGCCACAGATCGCGCACGGCGTGACGCCCGGTGATGCCGAGATCGCGCCACGCGACGCTGACCGGCATGTCCATCTCGTCGCGATTGAACAAGCCGACGGCGAGCGAACCGTCGCTCAACGGCCGCGCCCACGCCTCGAGCTCATCGTGCTTCGACACGCGATCCGCCGCCTTGCCGAGTGGATCCTGGTGCACCGCGAGCACCTCGTCATTCGTCACCAGATTGAGCTCGAAGTCATCCATCTGCGTGAGATCGTTGCCGAGCAGCAGCGGCGCCGCGAGCAGCGTCCAGAGTGTGATGTGCACGTACTGCTCGTTCGGCGTGAGCCGTGAGTCGCGCAGCCGCGGTCCCCAACCAACCTTGCCGATGACGAGCATGTCGGGATCGTTCCAGTGCCCGGGCTGCGCGTACTTCGAGTGTCCGACCTGCTGAAAGCCAATACCGTTCATGCTTTCCCACGTGTCGGTAATGTCGCCCGTCGTACGCCACGAGTTGCCCGCGATGCCCGGCTCCGCGCCCCATTCCCACACATTGCCCCAACCATACTGGCACAACGAATAGATGATGTCGCGCGGCACCTGATCGAGCGCGGCGCGACCCACCTGATACGGCCGCTCGAGCACCGCGAGCTGTGTGTTGGTTTCGCCCGGCGCGAGGACGTCGCTGTAGCCGCACCAATCGTACTTCAGATAGTCGACACCCCAGTTCGCGAACGTTAGAAAATCCTGATGCTCGTGCTGCCAACTCGCTTCCAGGCGCTGGCAGGTGGTGGGACCGGGGCCGGAGTAAATGCCGAACTTGAGGCCCTTCGCGTGGATGTAGTCGCCGAGTGCCTTCATGTTCGGAAATTTCTTGTTCGTGAGAATGGTGCCGTCGTCCGCGCGCACCGGGCCTTCGTACAACGGATCGGTTTCGCGGCGGCTCCGCTCCCACCCGTCGTCGAGATTGACGTACGTCCAGCCGTGGTCGGCGAGGCCCGTCGAAACCATCGCGTCCGCGGCGACGCGCGCGAGGGAGTCACTCACCGCGCGGCCGAATGCATTCCAGCTGTTCCATCCCATCGCCGGCGTCAGCGCCAACTGTCCCTCGGCCACGAAGACAAAGTCCTTCGATGCCGAACCGCGCGCGTTTCGCGCCGTGAACGTTACCGGGTATCGGCCGCGCGTCGCGATCACACCGTGAATGATGCCGGTAGCCGCGTCGAGCGTGAGGCCCGTTGGCAGGCCGCGCGCGCCGAACGTCATCGGCCGTTCCCCGGTCACCGGCATTCGATAGATGACTTCATGCCCCGGCGAAACGCCAGTGAGCGACGGACCGTTGATGCGCGGCGCCGGACCAGATTTCGGCGTGAGGATTACCCGAGGCTCGACAGGAATGTCGATCGCTGTCGGCGCATTTCCCGAAACCGTAAAGCGCGCGTCGGCCCAGTCGGCGGAAATCGGGCGGCTCCCGTCGACGGGTTTCACCTGCAACACGAGCGTCTGGATGCCGTGCACGTCGACGTTCATCGCTTCGGGCGCGTCGCCACGGACGAGTGGCTTGCTCACCTGCAGCACGCGGCCGTCGCCGACGACGCGAAAGATGATCGGTGTCGGCGCCGGCGCGTTCGCGGGTGGATTGCCCGCTGATGCATTGTCATCCGCGCCGACCATCGCGGTGAATCGCTCGGCGCCGCCCGAGAGCCGGACGAAGATGACGCTCGTCGCGCGCGTGCCGACGCCGTCGGCGAATTCCCTGCCCCCTATGCGAATGGCCGCGCCATCGATCGACCTGTTCGCCTGCGCGACGTTCCGCGCGGCGGTGCCGCCACGGCCTCCGACGATTTGCACCTTCATCTTCGCGAGGTCGAGCGA
This genomic window contains:
- a CDS encoding dockerin type I domain-containing protein, which codes for MSIRRRAFVAASAAAAAGVVAMSTFARTARAQVSGESPSRRVAVPASMSGPISVLWADDFKHHTATPLTYVFDRATRRSYEVHLDSATVKRVGGVNRLRGLRATLSTMSDGHVTSIQPSGGARFITTVPGTPMWTTRRVLVLPCRTSDSPTPFGSVQDFQSLWFNGPMSVAAFWQESSYGQLNVTGDVLDWITVPGTAASYESGGTLQLATFIPACEALIPASVDVSKYDVVAYELGIFYPVELGGYADSSTVRGVTKAFGTTVSGYQASPQSDMGSHAHEFGHALSLFHSSTDDGFGYTSDWDIMSNATAYTESGINFGAEAAQPQKDLLGYIPVARRFVATGASSTITLERAATPAGNTNYLLAVIPLGSSDSASDPYYTVELRQHAGFDRDTPLEGVVVHQRCTVFACLSSQSFNVQDRDGNGNPNDHGAVLQSGESFVDKAHAISISVVSITGTSAQVTIHNGFGRNFALSRTGSKSTVAEGIASASDAIDITASGPGGATWAAANQQSGGQWLQVLTPTGCGSGTLRFQRNVAQLAPGTYYDTLNITSTAATSVHQYIDTLVVTPGTALHVGLSAVAHVDSNFAGVGHNDSTLVRIAGAGGASAQWTATRRKNFGFASGSQNLVTLTGTGNGVAIWPMVTLSTTATGWYVDTITVKLTANPTDSAVFFDSLLVVPPVQYALSTTGRRDSILAGGLSKPDSIAVSFSGLWATRASWTLTTGNRSPRFLVPVERGGFANTYAATGNATAYFQWIAQDTLRGIHLEPGTYIDTLLIVGPFPGGSTQSASSQKQQRLIDTLVVYNPSATAGLQLSSAARADTIAQGLSSSVDSVLVVPVGPGADTLQWAASILLTASGETTPGGAPAPLRVALPPGTGLPQFGGRGRGWVRYERVLTGLAPGRYANVLPIASLDGHATATLFDTLVILPGTQLSLGQTAHIDSIAAQSTTSVTDSVNLFVVGINASTTAWTATKRRSFTTLATASGTGPTTLRWTISPSGLAAGVYVDTITVSAGSNARGASIVNTIFVGGGPVKTVAAAGFDVDSVGGVLNYQFATTLSVNVGPLNQTLGSYAAIVDWDSTVVQLDSAAGVSGGFAKPASTQSNKARVSLSATDPAGKSGSVPLAQLYFHFSASNIGKTTSITPTFTSAKTPGGTDFASSLGLNSAKAEVIPGALRGDVNLDGRLTSADALLLVRSIVGFPGPGTPLVINPNGDANCNGKVEAVDVQYILAKLVGLPVGSACVGTIK
- a CDS encoding NPCBM/NEW2 domain-containing protein, producing MLVARRSARLVALSLAIVPGRHRTHVGDVSLSSLDLAKMKVQIVGGRGGTAARNVAQANRSIDGAAIRIGGREFADGVGTRATSVIFVRLSGGAERFTAMVGADDNASAGNPPANAPAPTPIIFRVVGDGRVLQVSKPLVRGDAPEAMNVDVHGIQTLVLQVKPVDGSRPISADWADARFTVSGNAPTAIDIPVEPRVILTPKSGPAPRINGPSLTGVSPGHEVIYRMPVTGERPMTFGARGLPTGLTLDAATGIIHGVIATRGRYPVTFTARNARGSASKDFVFVAEGQLALTPAMGWNSWNAFGRAVSDSLARVAADAMVSTGLADHGWTYVNLDDGWERSRRETDPLYEGPVRADDGTILTNKKFPNMKALGDYIHAKGLKFGIYSGPGPTTCQRLEASWQHEHQDFLTFANWGVDYLKYDWCGYSDVLAPGETNTQLAVLERPYQVGRAALDQVPRDIIYSLCQYGWGNVWEWGAEPGIAGNSWRTTGDITDTWESMNGIGFQQVGHSKYAQPGHWNDPDMLVIGKVGWGPRLRDSRLTPNEQYVHITLWTLLAAPLLLGNDLTQMDDFELNLVTNDEVLAVHQDPLGKAADRVSKHDELEAWARPLSDGSLAVGLFNRDEMDMPVSVAWRDLGITGRHAVRDLWRQRDLGAFADSFTTVVPRHGTVFVRVK
- a CDS encoding ABC transporter permease, which gives rise to MILEVLRIAAAALRANLLRSLLTMLGIIIGVAAVIAMVALGGGAQQSVQDRIAKLGTTTLQIDATWIRTGGVQLNTRRRLTIDDAHEIEERAPHIVAVQPQQDKMLQLQWGNKNANLRVIGASPNFLIVRNYQIDIGRMFTPAESRGMQRVAVLGAGALTQLGVNDPYAILGQHVRIGGILFTVIGTLRAKGAGGGFGSPDDQIVIPYFTGRWRVFKTDWVNDIFALATNEADLPSAMSEIRLAMRRSHRLRGDQPDDFRIRNQADFLETLDDATSTLTALLAGIAGVSLLVGGIGIMNIMLVSVTERTREIGIRKALGATKTNILLQFLAESTALCLMGGVIGFGLGIGGAIAMRDGFGWSTQVDAASLGPAFMFATAVGVVFGVWPARRAAGLNPIEALRYE
- a CDS encoding DoxX family protein, translated to MRQHTKAGTILLWVATVVVAFGVGAAGITKLLQPQHWQSLFVGWGYPAWLSPMVGVLELAGALALLAPGLAKYAAVLVGTVMATALATLLLHPGGALGWGATPLTYLVVVAAIGVVRWRDRWQRPPSYASPGR